The genomic interval CCAGTTCAGGTAGGTTCGTGGCACCTGTAGTTGGTAGTCTTCATTAACTAGTCAGTTGGCTTGTCTGCAGTAACCATGGTGTCTCTTTATAATGGATGCTTTTCAGAGGAGGAAAACAGAGGCTTTTATAACCAGAATGTTCTGATTAGATGACCATATCTGATTGCTTCCGATCCCCCATGTGTTGTTCAGACCGTAGTTCTTAAATCTTTCTATCACTAGAAAATATCAATGTTTTTTGTCCTAATGTATCCTGACTTCACACAGgctaatacaaaaatatattctcgcttatcaaacaaataaaaattctACTAATATTAGATTGTGGCCAAAGTCCATTCATTAATCAACTGATAATTTACTTTGTACTCCAATGTCTAGTCTTTAGCCTTtggcctgtgtgtctgtgtgtgcattgctgAATGGACAGCCAGCTTTTCTCTGCTTGAAAGGCTAATCCTCTGACAACTAAGCTGCTTTTGCCTGGCCATCAGAATATTCCAGTATGCTTCTTGGTTTAGCTCCAAAtctctcttaaaaaaaatcagacatgGACAGGACAAAGTATGCTTCCAGCACAATAGGACATATGCATTGTGTTGATTTCTGGCATTATGGTAGCCCATATGGACAGTCAAATCAAAAATGAACATTAGTGCaatagcttttttgttttatgttataaacaatttaatattATGCAAGTGTGTAAATAAGTGCTATGGCGCTGATTAAACCTTTTGTATATATTCAATTATGCTGTGGTTCTTGTGCCATAGGTGTATCGACTAACACACTGTTGCACTCCACATCTTTGCGAGGGCACAGGGACTGCTTTGAAAAATACCACCTCATTGCCAACCAGAAGCTCTCTCACACCAAAGCCTCCCGGAGCGCATACGAAGGTGTGAAGCGGGCGCTAAGCCAGAGGATCAGCCGCATCGTACAGTATGCCCAGAACAGAGACTCCCAGGCCCTGGAGGCACCAGGCCACTGGGGGTCCAAGCACCAGCTTCTTTGCTACACACAGCAGGGCGACAGCAGGCTGGTAGCACAGTCAGACGCCCAGGTGCCACGCTACACCCCGCGCTGGACAGAGGAGGCATCGGCAGGCGAGCCTCAGGAGCTGGACCTTATGCAGGGCTCGCAGCAGGGGCTGTGGGAGAGCAAGCAGACCAATGCACTGCAGCAGTCAGGAGCCGGAGAGCAGAGGGATGGGGCCAGACCCAAGCAGCACACAGGGCACAGCCGTGACGAGTGTGAGTACTACAGAAATGGGACTTCAGCAtgtgacacacatacaccttcATCCACAATTTAGCCAGATGCTTATAAAACTACAGATTTTCTTGATATGTCACAAGCTGAATGTGGTAGGTTGTATTTTAAGTAATTGCAAGGGAACATTTTGAATACTGAGAGGAAACATAACAGAAGGGTGATGCGATCAAAAAAGACCAAGTAGTTGTGATTTATGCACTAAGCTTCTTATTAGTAATTTGGTATCTCTCCATTTCCCTCGTCAATAAAGCTAATAGAAGATAACTGTGATCTGAAGAACACGTGTTTCCCAAAACTCCACTTGCTGTGTCTCTTCTTCAGTAGCTACCCATCTCTCTAACTGTGCTTCACCTCTATTTCTGTGCCGCCTCCTCGTTCCTTTCATGCCTAAAGTAAAGTGCTAATATAAAAGGGAGACAGTCATTCTCATCACCATGGTCTTGTATGACTTTCATATTTCTGAGTCATGGCATTTCCCGCAAGCGTTTCTTTTGGAAGAGGACTTGGTTTATGCACTGTTCTCAGAATGTAGCATGAGTGTTAATAAAGATGGAATGCATTGGGTCTTCTGTGCTTATGGTTATACTTTTATTTCCAGTGGTGAAAATGAGTGTAGGAGAGCTCCATCAGCTGAACTCACAGCTCCTGCTGCAGATTGAAAGTAAGCTTGGAGCACCCAAGACATTTCTCATTTCTAGTTCTTGCTTTTCAGTGTACCTCAAGCCTCATTCCATACTAAGTAACTGTATGTTGATTCAAAATTCTTGATGTAGTGTTCATTCTTCATGTAGTGCAAGTCTACTGGctaaatgacaggaaatctgacAAATGAAATTTATGATTTTCACTACAGGGGCTGGCCAGTAGTGGCCTGGCcattcagtgttcagtacaaGGGGCTGTGACATTATCAGTAAAACGCCACTGTCTTTGTACATGCTAACTTAGCCAGTGAACTGTGATTAGCGACTACAAGTGAAACGGACATTGTGGCGCACTTAAttgaaaagcctttttgaaGGCTATCCTCCAATGAAAATCTCACAATAATTAAATGAGGTTGGCCTGCTCCATGCCAGAAAGGAAAAAGTTATCTAGATGCATCTTGTGCACTTCTCCACATAGTTAGCTATCTTATTCTCATGccttctctcacacagaggTCTTCGAAGAGCTTTCGGCAGCTGTTCAGGAGAAGGACTCTCTGGCATCTCAGCTTCATGTGCGCCACATTGCCATCGAGCAGCTTTTCAAAAACTGTGCCAAGCTCCCCTGGCTCCAGATCGGCCGGGCAGGAGTCAAAGCCAGCAGCGCCCCAGTGGAATGAAATGTGAGTTGGGCACAAGTGTGTCAATAACTGCCTCCAGACTAAGGAGGGCAAAGAGAGTAGCCTAAACTAGTGGTCAAATCTGAAAGACAGAACTTAAGTTACGCCTGAGTGACATGCTCTTCACTCGCTCAGTAAACTTTTAAGCAGATAGGATTgctgcatttaaaacatttttatagctGTACTTGAACAAGAGAAGCATTGAAAGAAACTTTAGAACTTCAG from Electrophorus electricus isolate fEleEle1 chromosome 17, fEleEle1.pri, whole genome shotgun sequence carries:
- the c17h21orf91 gene encoding protein EURL homolog, whose product is MDEEHFVNIDLNDDNICSICKLETETGTLSFCHVCFELSIEGVSTNTLLHSTSLRGHRDCFEKYHLIANQKLSHTKASRSAYEGVKRALSQRISRIVQYAQNRDSQALEAPGHWGSKHQLLCYTQQGDSRLVAQSDAQVPRYTPRWTEEASAGEPQELDLMQGSQQGLWESKQTNALQQSGAGEQRDGARPKQHTGHSRDELVKMSVGELHQLNSQLLLQIEKVFEELSAAVQEKDSLASQLHVRHIAIEQLFKNCAKLPWLQIGRAGVKASSAPVE